In a single window of the Prochlorococcus marinus str. AS9601 genome:
- the hemL gene encoding glutamate-1-semialdehyde 2,1-aminomutase, giving the protein MTDILNYTKSEEIFSAAQQLMPGGVSSPVRAFKSVGGQPIVFDRVKGPFAWDIDGNRYIDYIGSWGPAICGHAHPEVTTALQEAIEKGTSFGAPCVLENKLAEMVIDAVPSVEMVRFVNSGTEACMAVLRLMRAFTGRDKVIKFDGCYHGHADMFLVKAGSGVATLGLPDSPGVPRTTTANTLTAPYNDLEAVKKLFSENPDAISGVILEPIVGNAGFITPEPGFLEGLRELTTENGSLLVFDEVMTGFRISYGGAQEKFGVTPDLTTLGKVIGGGLPVGAYGGKKEIMSMVAPSGPVYQAGTLSGNPLAMTAGIKTLELLKQDGTYDKLDLITSRLIEGIIQSAENNGIAINGGSVSAMFGFFLCDGPVRNFNEAKTNDAELFGKLHKEMLRRGIYLAPSPFEAGFTSLAHSEEEIDKTIEAFDESFNAIKK; this is encoded by the coding sequence GTGACTGACATATTAAATTACACAAAATCTGAAGAAATTTTCTCTGCAGCCCAGCAACTAATGCCAGGAGGAGTTAGTTCTCCAGTGAGAGCTTTTAAATCTGTAGGTGGCCAGCCAATTGTTTTTGACAGAGTCAAAGGTCCTTTTGCTTGGGATATTGATGGGAATAGATATATTGACTATATAGGAAGCTGGGGGCCGGCTATATGTGGACATGCCCACCCTGAAGTTACAACGGCATTACAGGAAGCGATTGAGAAAGGGACAAGCTTTGGTGCTCCATGCGTTCTAGAGAACAAACTTGCTGAAATGGTAATAGATGCAGTCCCGTCTGTAGAAATGGTTAGATTTGTTAACAGTGGAACTGAAGCATGCATGGCTGTTTTGAGACTCATGCGAGCATTTACTGGAAGAGATAAAGTTATTAAATTTGACGGTTGCTATCACGGTCATGCGGATATGTTTTTAGTGAAAGCAGGATCTGGTGTAGCCACTTTGGGTTTACCAGATTCTCCAGGTGTTCCACGGACAACAACTGCCAACACACTTACTGCACCCTACAATGACCTTGAAGCAGTAAAAAAATTATTTTCTGAAAATCCTGATGCCATATCGGGGGTTATACTCGAGCCTATAGTTGGAAATGCTGGATTCATTACTCCAGAACCTGGTTTCTTGGAAGGATTAAGGGAATTAACCACTGAGAATGGATCCTTATTAGTTTTTGACGAAGTAATGACTGGATTTAGAATAAGTTACGGAGGCGCTCAAGAAAAGTTTGGGGTTACTCCTGATTTAACCACCCTTGGCAAAGTAATTGGCGGAGGCCTACCTGTTGGAGCTTATGGGGGTAAGAAAGAAATAATGTCAATGGTAGCGCCTTCAGGACCTGTATACCAAGCAGGAACTTTAAGTGGCAATCCACTCGCAATGACTGCTGGAATAAAAACTCTTGAACTGCTCAAACAAGATGGTACTTACGATAAACTTGATTTAATAACTTCAAGATTAATTGAAGGGATAATTCAGTCTGCAGAAAATAATGGTATCGCTATCAACGGTGGAAGTGTAAGTGCTATGTTTGGATTTTTCTTATGCGATGGGCCTGTTAGGAACTTTAATGAAGCAAAAACAAATGATGCCGAACTTTTTGGTAAGTTGCATAAAGAAATGCTTCGACGAGGAATTTACCTAGCGCCAAGTCCCTTCGAAGCTGGTTTCACATCACTAGCTCACAGCGAAGAAGAAATTGATAAAACTATCGAGGCTTTTGATGAATCTTTCAATGCAATAAAAAAATAA
- the xth gene encoding exodeoxyribonuclease III, with protein MLIATWNVNSIRTRLSQILDWINKSNPDILCLQETKVVDDNFPIEAFEKLGYSVEIYGQKSYNGVAIISKIKPENVKKGFYGCNDTNQNIEIFLDQKRLISADINGIKIINVYVPNGSSLDSSKFEYKINWLNCLASFLDDQEKKGALICLMGDFNVAPSNLDIHDPKKYEGGIMASEIERSALNNVLKKRLIDSFRIYEQNTGHWSWWDYRNNAFELNKGWRIDHIYISKELSSKLKSCVIDSCPRGNLRPSDHAPVMIDLNLNEINADFFEDEDNFFEI; from the coding sequence TTGTTAATAGCAACTTGGAATGTTAACTCTATAAGAACCAGACTTTCACAAATATTAGATTGGATTAATAAATCCAATCCAGATATTCTATGTTTGCAGGAAACAAAAGTGGTGGATGATAATTTCCCTATTGAAGCTTTTGAAAAATTAGGATATTCAGTAGAGATTTACGGACAGAAATCATACAATGGTGTGGCTATTATTTCCAAAATAAAGCCAGAAAATGTTAAAAAAGGATTCTACGGTTGTAATGACACTAATCAAAATATCGAAATTTTCCTAGATCAAAAAAGATTGATTTCTGCAGATATTAATGGTATTAAAATCATAAATGTCTATGTTCCAAATGGATCTTCTCTAGATTCTAGTAAGTTCGAATACAAAATTAATTGGTTAAATTGTTTAGCTTCATTTTTAGATGATCAAGAAAAAAAAGGAGCATTAATTTGTCTAATGGGTGATTTTAATGTTGCTCCATCTAACTTGGATATTCATGATCCAAAGAAATATGAAGGAGGAATAATGGCATCTGAGATAGAGAGAAGTGCACTAAATAATGTTCTGAAAAAAAGATTAATAGATTCGTTCAGGATTTATGAACAAAATACTGGCCATTGGAGTTGGTGGGATTACCGTAATAACGCATTTGAATTAAATAAAGGTTGGAGAATAGACCATATATATATCAGCAAAGAACTGTCATCAAAACTTAAAAGTTGTGTCATAGACAGCTGCCCTAGAGGTAATTTACGCCCAAGTGATCATGCCCCAGTAATGATAGATCTTAACTTAAACGAAATAAATGCAGATTTTTTTGAGGATGAGGATAATTTCTTCGAAATATAA
- the larC gene encoding nickel pincer cofactor biosynthesis protein LarC translates to MDDILIECSPGISGDMLLGAFYDLGVPKKVIDQPLIDLGLKDLYQLDFKESKSCSIRGIKAKVNNTDSSPINRTWRSIKKLILNGDLEEKLKKIIYEVFESLAIAEGKVHGIKSDEVHFHEIGALDSLVDIIGVCAALNYLNPKRVYCNQPMLGKGFVQTEHGKLSVPPPAVIELIRQKNIKVLSSLNSIEGELSTPTGIALLANLVDYLEPPSKYSIKSYGVGIGNLKFTFPNLVRVYKITSFENFPINDNEQISPKCEEISIQEAWIDDQTPEDISNFVEKLRIEGAYDVSYQAINMKKNRIGFSIQVILPIEKKEFFRRLWFDYSNTIGVRERTQSRWILLRRRGECSTTFGNIKVKQTLKPDGSIITKPENDEVLRLQLEHKISTYEIRTIIKESGEKFKAFENWK, encoded by the coding sequence ATGGATGATATTTTAATTGAATGTTCTCCAGGTATCTCTGGAGATATGTTGTTAGGAGCTTTTTATGATTTAGGAGTGCCTAAAAAAGTTATTGATCAGCCACTTATTGATCTTGGATTAAAGGATCTATATCAACTAGACTTTAAGGAATCAAAAAGTTGTTCAATCCGAGGCATCAAGGCAAAGGTTAATAATACTGACAGTAGTCCTATTAATAGAACTTGGAGAAGTATCAAAAAACTTATTTTAAATGGCGACTTAGAAGAGAAATTAAAAAAAATAATTTATGAAGTATTTGAATCTTTAGCAATTGCGGAAGGAAAAGTTCATGGCATTAAATCTGATGAAGTTCATTTTCATGAAATTGGAGCTTTAGATTCATTGGTGGATATAATTGGAGTATGTGCTGCATTGAATTACTTAAATCCAAAAAGGGTTTATTGTAATCAACCAATGCTGGGGAAAGGTTTTGTTCAAACTGAACATGGTAAATTATCTGTTCCACCTCCTGCTGTAATAGAGCTAATAAGGCAAAAAAATATCAAGGTTTTATCAAGCCTTAACTCAATAGAGGGTGAACTCTCAACACCAACTGGTATTGCTTTACTTGCTAACTTAGTCGATTATCTTGAACCTCCCTCAAAATATTCTATTAAATCCTATGGAGTCGGCATTGGTAATCTAAAATTTACATTCCCTAATTTGGTAAGAGTTTATAAAATTACTTCATTTGAGAATTTTCCTATTAACGATAATGAACAAATTAGTCCAAAGTGTGAAGAGATATCTATTCAAGAAGCGTGGATTGATGACCAAACACCTGAAGATATATCTAATTTTGTGGAGAAACTTAGAATTGAGGGAGCTTACGACGTTTCCTATCAAGCTATCAATATGAAAAAAAATAGAATTGGATTTTCTATTCAAGTAATCTTGCCCATAGAGAAAAAAGAGTTTTTTAGGAGATTATGGTTTGATTATTCCAACACTATTGGGGTTCGTGAAAGGACCCAATCTAGATGGATATTACTTAGACGCAGAGGAGAATGTTCAACTACTTTTGGAAATATAAAAGTTAAACAAACTTTGAAACCAGATGGATCAATAATTACGAAACCAGAAAATGATGAGGTTTTGAGATTACAACTAGAGCATAAAATATCAACTTACGAAATAAGAACAATAATAAAAGAATCAGGTGAAAAATTTAAAGCATTTGAAAACTGGAAATGA
- a CDS encoding lysylphosphatidylglycerol synthase domain-containing protein — protein MRFNISKQQYLKFIKKINFGNLKSIFFISSLLYFCIYFFDNIDRISFDINLERNGINLFLSFLFCVLSIYLNAYAWKYIVKWFGKEFKSNNLISFYVLTNILKYVPGGVWHFVERFNFIKKISNPKIALYSTLIEPYFMLSGSFLLASVGLIFSPLYFFLISPLVFLNRKLVYLILKRIGLLKGKVFEVLRLPNSKDHFAERINIISFFPTRALLLEIGFVLSKFVGFYICLNAFYTTNNLNIIFLLVIFSLSWSLGLVVPAAPGGLGVFEACLLLFVGKSIPQNVILISLVYYRVISTSADLFLSLPFLIRKFSKRI, from the coding sequence ATGAGATTTAATATAAGTAAGCAACAATATTTGAAATTCATTAAAAAAATTAATTTTGGTAATTTAAAGAGTATTTTCTTTATTTCAAGCTTGTTATATTTTTGCATCTATTTTTTTGATAATATTGATCGAATTTCTTTTGATATTAATTTAGAAAGAAATGGAATTAATCTATTCTTATCATTTTTATTTTGTGTTTTAAGTATTTACTTGAACGCTTATGCATGGAAATATATTGTTAAATGGTTCGGGAAAGAATTTAAAAGTAATAACCTAATCTCTTTTTATGTTTTAACTAATATTCTTAAATATGTTCCAGGAGGGGTTTGGCATTTTGTTGAAAGATTTAATTTTATAAAAAAAATAAGTAATCCAAAGATTGCTTTATATTCGACGCTCATAGAACCTTATTTTATGTTGAGTGGATCTTTTCTCTTGGCATCGGTTGGATTGATTTTTTCACCACTTTATTTTTTTTTAATTTCTCCTTTAGTATTCTTAAATAGGAAATTAGTTTATCTTATTTTAAAAAGAATAGGGCTTCTTAAAGGAAAAGTATTTGAGGTTTTGAGACTTCCAAATTCAAAGGACCATTTTGCAGAGAGAATAAATATAATTTCTTTTTTCCCTACTAGAGCTTTATTACTTGAAATTGGTTTTGTTTTATCTAAATTTGTTGGTTTTTATATTTGCTTAAATGCCTTTTATACAACTAATAATCTGAACATTATATTTTTATTGGTAATCTTTTCTTTGTCATGGTCTTTAGGCTTGGTAGTCCCAGCAGCTCCAGGAGGACTTGGGGTTTTTGAGGCTTGCCTCCTTTTATTTGTGGGCAAAAGTATTCCACAAAATGTAATTCTTATTAGCTTAGTTTATTATAGGGTTATATCTACCTCGGCAGATTTGTTCTTAAGCCTACCTTTCTTAATAAGAAAATTTTCTAAAAGAATTTAG
- a CDS encoding ABC transporter permease yields the protein MKILIKGFKKALTELKLFYFTSFIVAFLVIIPISNFLLEGVQYVVSGNFSLGIAGAEEILETLKVLVLTSFFGGGLGTLNGWLLSNCDFKFRKVLRICQLIPLAAPAYLMTAVLQDLGSIFGYQVTGLWWGVLILSISTYPYVFILANESFNKFGVNQINASRGLGVGPWRSFFKIAFPMALPALITGISLMCMEVMNELGTFALLNIPSISTGIAENWIIEGNPKSAIGLSLVALLIIFTLIIFEKISRRKSKRWSENPASKDSQGWELKKTRAFLAITISLFPPIFSFGIPCFWVLLNIDQIQKGLSIELLTLSFRTISLGLFTALITMLFSLIISLARRPNKSLLLGLITNLAGIGYAIPGTVLALSLISISSSKFNFIAICLLIWGYLVRFLTISKGSIDSSLERISPSIDEAALGLGENWPGIIKRIHLPLLQGPIFVGSLLVFVDTIKELPITFILRPFDFDTLSVRIYQYAGDERMVEAILPAIFIMTLGLIASITLIPSLEKKN from the coding sequence TTGAAAATACTTATTAAAGGATTTAAAAAAGCATTAACCGAATTAAAACTTTTTTATTTTACTTCGTTTATTGTCGCATTTTTAGTAATCATTCCAATTTCCAATTTTCTTCTTGAAGGAGTTCAATATGTTGTAAGTGGTAATTTTTCATTAGGTATTGCTGGGGCAGAAGAGATATTAGAAACTTTAAAAGTTTTAGTACTAACAAGTTTTTTTGGAGGAGGATTAGGCACTTTAAATGGATGGTTACTTTCAAATTGTGATTTTAAGTTCAGAAAAGTTCTCCGTATTTGTCAACTCATTCCACTAGCCGCCCCAGCATACCTAATGACAGCTGTTTTGCAGGATTTAGGAAGTATTTTTGGGTATCAAGTAACCGGTTTATGGTGGGGCGTATTAATACTTTCAATTTCTACTTATCCATATGTATTCATTCTTGCTAACGAAAGTTTTAATAAATTTGGAGTTAATCAAATCAATGCTAGTAGAGGACTAGGAGTTGGGCCATGGAGGAGCTTCTTTAAAATCGCTTTTCCAATGGCGTTACCAGCACTAATAACAGGGATAAGTTTAATGTGTATGGAAGTAATGAATGAGTTAGGTACATTTGCTTTATTAAATATTCCAAGTATTTCTACAGGTATAGCCGAAAATTGGATAATTGAGGGTAATCCAAAAAGTGCTATTGGACTATCTTTGGTAGCTTTATTAATAATTTTTACTTTAATTATTTTTGAAAAAATCTCGCGAAGAAAATCAAAGAGGTGGAGTGAAAATCCTGCATCAAAAGATTCTCAAGGGTGGGAATTAAAAAAAACAAGAGCTTTTTTAGCAATAACAATATCTTTATTCCCTCCAATTTTCTCTTTTGGAATTCCATGTTTTTGGGTTCTGCTCAATATCGATCAAATTCAAAAAGGGTTATCGATAGAATTACTTACCCTATCATTCAGGACCATAAGTCTAGGATTATTTACAGCATTAATAACGATGTTATTCTCTTTAATAATTTCCTTAGCAAGACGTCCGAATAAAAGCTTATTACTAGGACTTATAACAAACCTTGCGGGAATAGGTTACGCAATTCCGGGTACTGTATTAGCTTTGTCTTTAATAAGCATTTCTTCTTCAAAATTCAATTTCATTGCTATTTGCTTGCTGATTTGGGGTTATCTTGTTCGATTTTTAACTATTTCTAAGGGTTCTATTGATTCAAGTCTTGAGAGAATTTCTCCTAGTATTGATGAAGCTGCACTTGGACTAGGAGAGAATTGGCCAGGAATCATCAAAAGAATTCATCTACCTCTTCTTCAAGGACCAATATTTGTAGGATCACTTTTAGTTTTTGTAGACACGATAAAAGAATTACCCATAACTTTTATTTTGAGACCATTTGATTTTGATACATTATCTGTGAGGATATATCAATATGCTGGAGATGAAAGAATGGTAGAGGCGATATTACCAGCCATTTTTATCATGACTTTAGGCCTTATTGCATCAATTACATTGATACCAAGCTTAGAGAAAAAAAACTAA
- a CDS encoding CobW family GTP-binding protein, which produces MSKNLLPVTIISGFLGSGKTTLLNHILKNQVGIKTAVLVNEFGEIGIDNDLIIEGSEDMIELNNGCICCSINGELLNTVSKVLERAEKLDYLIVETTGLADPLPVAMTFAAGDLREKVRLDSIITVIDGENFDFEINNTSIAYSQILYGDILLLNKSDLVNEKQLKKIEEFINKIKKEPRILRSTNSEVALHTIMSVGLFETDTFEFEKNKKNIEQNSHDHSSHSHDHSSHSHDHSSHSHDHSSHSHDHSSHSHDHSSHSHDHSSHSHDHSSHSHDHSSHSHDLINNIEGFTSVSYETFEPFSLRKFQYFLDNQISENVFRAKGILWFMESERKHIFHLSGKRFSLDDEEWTKEKSNKIVLIGKNLDHQTIKNQLSSCRFNSD; this is translated from the coding sequence ATGTCTAAAAATTTATTGCCAGTTACAATTATTAGTGGATTTTTAGGTTCTGGCAAAACTACACTACTAAATCATATTTTAAAAAATCAAGTTGGTATTAAAACAGCTGTTCTAGTCAACGAATTTGGAGAAATCGGAATAGATAATGACTTAATAATAGAAGGCTCAGAAGATATGATCGAATTAAATAATGGATGTATATGTTGCTCTATCAATGGCGAGTTATTAAATACCGTATCCAAAGTTTTAGAAAGAGCTGAAAAATTAGACTATTTGATTGTTGAAACAACTGGATTAGCAGATCCATTACCAGTAGCCATGACTTTTGCGGCTGGTGATCTTAGAGAAAAAGTAAGATTAGATTCGATAATCACTGTCATTGATGGCGAAAATTTTGATTTTGAAATTAATAATACAAGTATCGCCTATTCTCAAATTTTATACGGAGATATCCTTCTTCTTAATAAATCTGATTTAGTAAATGAAAAACAATTAAAGAAAATAGAAGAGTTTATAAATAAAATAAAAAAAGAACCAAGGATTTTGAGATCAACTAATAGTGAAGTTGCATTACATACAATAATGAGCGTGGGTCTATTTGAGACGGATACTTTTGAATTCGAGAAAAATAAAAAAAATATAGAACAAAATTCCCACGATCACTCTTCTCATTCCCACGATCACTCTTCTCATTCCCACGATCACTCTTCTCATTCCCACGATCACTCTTCTCATTCCCACGATCACTCTTCTCATTCCCACGATCACTCTTCTCATTCCCACGATCACTCTTCTCATTCCCACGATCACTCTTCTCATTCCCACGATCACTCTTCTCATTCCCACGATTTGATCAATAATATCGAGGGTTTTACCTCAGTTTCATATGAGACATTTGAACCATTTTCTTTAAGGAAGTTTCAATATTTCTTAGATAATCAAATCTCAGAAAATGTATTTAGAGCAAAAGGAATATTATGGTTTATGGAAAGTGAAAGAAAACACATTTTTCACCTATCTGGAAAGCGGTTTTCTCTAGATGATGAGGAATGGACAAAAGAAAAATCTAACAAGATAGTATTAATTGGGAAAAACTTAGATCACCAAACTATTAAAAATCAACTGTCATCATGTAGATTTAATTCAGATTAG
- a CDS encoding 4a-hydroxytetrahydrobiopterin dehydratase: MEPYILQDEELNELVVKIPGWEIKSKQIQREFNFANFIEAFAFMTKVALICEKYNHHPNWENVYAKVIIKLNTHDLGGITNLDQTLASEINKIFDQ, from the coding sequence ATGGAACCCTACATTTTGCAAGATGAAGAATTGAATGAATTAGTTGTCAAAATACCTGGCTGGGAAATTAAATCTAAACAAATCCAAAGAGAATTTAACTTCGCTAATTTTATTGAAGCCTTTGCTTTTATGACTAAGGTTGCTTTAATCTGTGAAAAATATAATCATCATCCTAACTGGGAGAATGTTTATGCAAAAGTAATAATTAAATTAAATACACATGATCTGGGAGGTATTACGAATCTGGATCAAACATTAGCTTCGGAAATCAACAAAATTTTCGATCAATAA
- a CDS encoding secondary thiamine-phosphate synthase enzyme YjbQ, translating into MEQIFSKLKFITNGEGFIDITYDLNLCVEKNNFHSGILNLTSLHTSCSLTINENADPNVLRDLKKYMQSIVPYNSYLTLSKNREEISYKHYQEGADDMPAHIKTSLTNTCLSLSFQDGKIMLGTWQAVYLWEHRFDQKERIINVHIIGEKT; encoded by the coding sequence ATGGAACAAATATTTTCAAAATTAAAATTCATAACCAATGGCGAGGGTTTTATTGATATCACATATGATTTAAATTTATGTGTTGAAAAAAATAATTTTCATTCCGGAATTTTAAATTTAACTTCACTTCATACAAGTTGCAGTTTAACTATTAATGAGAACGCAGATCCCAATGTACTGAGGGACCTAAAAAAGTATATGCAATCTATAGTCCCCTATAATTCCTACTTAACCTTATCAAAAAATAGAGAAGAAATATCCTATAAACATTATCAAGAAGGGGCTGACGATATGCCAGCACATATTAAAACATCCCTAACAAACACTTGTTTATCTTTGAGTTTTCAAGACGGTAAAATTATGCTTGGCACATGGCAAGCAGTTTATTTATGGGAACATCGATTTGATCAAAAAGAAAGAATCATTAATGTACATATAATTGGTGAGAAAACGTAA
- a CDS encoding inorganic diphosphatase, translating into MANLNQPPSRVTPNLLHILNAFTDSSNTIINTIVELNSNTINKYELITETGHLKLDRVGYSSLAYPFAYGCIPRTWDEDGDPLDVEIVGVTEPLIPGSIVEARIIGVMKFDDGGEVDDKVIAVLADDKRMDHISSYEDLGDHWLKETKYYWEHYKDLKKPGTCTVNGFFGIEEAVKVIKDCEERYKIEIDPKLVN; encoded by the coding sequence ATGGCAAATCTAAATCAGCCCCCAAGCAGGGTTACTCCAAATTTATTGCACATACTAAATGCTTTCACTGATAGCTCAAATACAATAATAAACACTATTGTTGAATTGAACTCTAATACCATAAATAAATATGAATTAATTACAGAAACGGGCCATCTTAAACTTGATAGGGTAGGTTATTCATCACTTGCGTATCCTTTTGCTTATGGATGTATTCCAAGGACATGGGATGAAGATGGAGATCCGCTTGATGTAGAAATTGTTGGGGTAACTGAGCCATTGATACCCGGATCTATTGTGGAAGCAAGGATTATTGGGGTGATGAAATTTGATGATGGTGGAGAGGTCGATGATAAGGTAATAGCGGTTCTAGCAGATGATAAAAGAATGGATCATATCTCAAGTTATGAAGACCTTGGAGATCATTGGTTAAAAGAAACAAAGTATTATTGGGAGCACTACAAAGATCTAAAAAAACCAGGAACATGTACTGTCAATGGTTTTTTTGGGATAGAAGAAGCTGTTAAAGTGATTAAAGATTGTGAAGAGAGATACAAAATAGAAATTGATCCTAAATTAGTAAATTAA
- the hemC gene encoding hydroxymethylbilane synthase: protein MTNFKLKIASRRSKLAMVQTLWVKDQLEKNIPNLEVSIEAMATQGDKILDVALAKIGDKGLFTKELEAQMLVGHADIAVHSLKDLPTNLPNGLKLGCITKREDPADALVVNKKNDCYKLENLPEGSIVGTSSLRRLAQLRNKYPHLVFKDIRGNVITRIEKLDAGEFDCIILAAAGLKRLGFESRIHQIIPSEVSLHAVGQGALGIECKSDDKKVLEIISILEDKPTCQRCLAERAFLRELEGGCQVPIGVNSKIQNEQLCLTGMVASLDGERLIKDQYIGDINDPEEVGKELAKKLKQQGAEEILSEIFKKFREK, encoded by the coding sequence ATGACTAATTTTAAGCTAAAAATAGCTAGTAGAAGAAGTAAGCTAGCAATGGTTCAAACTTTATGGGTTAAAGATCAACTAGAAAAAAATATTCCCAATTTAGAGGTATCTATAGAAGCCATGGCAACTCAAGGTGACAAAATCCTTGATGTAGCCTTAGCAAAAATAGGCGACAAAGGCTTATTTACAAAAGAGCTTGAAGCACAAATGCTCGTAGGCCATGCAGATATAGCAGTACATTCTCTAAAAGATTTACCAACCAATTTGCCTAATGGACTTAAATTAGGATGCATTACAAAAAGGGAGGATCCTGCAGATGCTTTAGTAGTAAACAAGAAAAATGACTGTTATAAATTAGAAAACTTACCTGAAGGTTCGATTGTTGGAACAAGCTCTCTAAGAAGACTTGCACAATTAAGAAATAAGTACCCACATCTTGTTTTCAAAGATATCAGGGGAAATGTTATTACAAGAATTGAAAAATTAGATGCAGGAGAATTTGATTGTATAATTCTTGCGGCCGCTGGTTTAAAGAGATTAGGCTTTGAATCAAGAATTCACCAGATTATCCCAAGTGAAGTTTCCCTTCATGCCGTTGGCCAAGGAGCACTAGGCATTGAATGTAAATCTGATGATAAAAAAGTTTTAGAAATTATAAGTATCTTAGAAGATAAACCCACCTGTCAAAGATGTCTAGCAGAAAGGGCTTTTTTAAGAGAGCTTGAAGGTGGATGCCAAGTCCCAATAGGTGTGAATAGTAAAATTCAAAATGAACAACTTTGCCTTACTGGTATGGTTGCATCTCTTGATGGAGAAAGGCTTATTAAAGATCAATATATTGGCGATATTAATGATCCCGAAGAAGTAGGCAAAGAACTAGCTAAAAAATTAAAGCAGCAAGGTGCCGAAGAAATACTAAGCGAAATATTTAAAAAATTTAGAGAAAAATAA
- the rpoD gene encoding RNA polymerase sigma factor RpoD, with amino-acid sequence MCPVAAESKNSKPSSKKKINKKMNTNLETVVEEDINKNNQTLQTSSESNESNIENNNNEFSDSEEEDKGLGNIKLGPKGIYTEDSIRVYLQEIGRIRLLRPDEEIELARKIADLLQLEELATQYESEKGHFPSVREWAELIDMPLAKFRRRLLLGRRAKEKMVQSNLRLVVSIAKKYMNRGLSFQDLIQEGSLGLIRAAEKFDHEKGYKFSTYATWWIRQAITRAIADQSRTIRLPVHLYETISRIKKTTKVLSQEFGRKPSEEEIAESMEMTIEKLRFIAKSAQLPISLETPIGKEEDSRLGDFIEADIENPEQDVSKTLLREDLEGVLATLSPRERDVLRLRYGIDDGRMKTLEEIGQIFDVTRERIRQIEAKALRKLRHPNRNGVLKEYIK; translated from the coding sequence GATATTAATAAAAATAATCAAACTTTACAGACATCTTCTGAGTCAAACGAAAGCAATATTGAAAATAACAATAATGAATTTAGTGATTCTGAAGAAGAAGATAAAGGGCTAGGGAATATAAAACTTGGGCCAAAGGGTATCTACACTGAAGATTCAATAAGAGTTTATCTCCAAGAAATTGGAAGAATTAGACTTTTAAGACCAGATGAAGAAATTGAGCTTGCAAGAAAAATTGCTGACTTACTCCAATTAGAAGAGCTAGCAACTCAATATGAGTCAGAAAAAGGACATTTCCCATCTGTAAGAGAATGGGCCGAGTTAATAGATATGCCTCTTGCCAAATTTAGAAGAAGGCTTCTCTTAGGGCGGAGAGCTAAAGAAAAAATGGTTCAATCAAATTTAAGATTAGTTGTTTCCATTGCTAAAAAATATATGAACAGAGGTTTATCATTTCAAGATTTAATCCAAGAAGGAAGTTTGGGTTTAATTAGGGCAGCAGAAAAATTCGACCATGAAAAAGGTTATAAGTTCTCTACATATGCAACTTGGTGGATTCGCCAAGCAATTACAAGAGCAATTGCGGATCAAAGTAGAACTATTAGATTGCCAGTTCACTTATACGAGACAATATCCAGAATTAAAAAAACCACAAAAGTTCTTAGCCAAGAATTTGGCAGGAAACCTAGTGAAGAAGAAATCGCTGAGAGTATGGAAATGACAATCGAAAAATTAAGATTTATAGCTAAAAGTGCGCAACTTCCTATTTCTTTAGAAACTCCAATAGGGAAAGAAGAAGACTCAAGACTAGGGGACTTTATAGAGGCTGATATAGAAAATCCAGAGCAAGATGTTTCCAAAACTTTACTAAGAGAAGATTTGGAAGGAGTATTAGCCACTCTTAGTCCAAGAGAAAGAGATGTTCTCAGATTGAGATATGGAATTGACGATGGAAGAATGAAAACTCTTGAAGAAATTGGCCAGATTTTTGATGTGACGAGAGAAAGAATTAGACAAATAGAGGCAAAAGCTCTAAGAAAACTTAGACATCCAAATCGAAATGGGGTTTTAAAAGAATATATAAAATAA